A stretch of the Malus domestica chromosome 08, GDT2T_hap1 genome encodes the following:
- the LOC103441803 gene encoding glucuronoxylan 4-O-methyltransferase 3 has translation MRSKLQCGINLKVILLCCFFIFLLTIFITRSTFSSSSPPSSSTNSSQTHLISTSKPQQQQPCDQPFIPTCTKTPPSLAHAIIHYATTNVTPQQTMKEVSVSAAVLSQKSPCNFLVFGLGFDSLMWTALNHGGRTIFLEEDNSWIDQIKQKLPGLEAYHVKYDTKVHQADKLMEMGRKEECRAVGDPRFSKCELALKNLPSDVYDIEWDLIMVDAPTGYFDGAPGRMSAIYTAGLLGRNREEGEAHVFVHDVDRVVEDSFSKAFLCEGYLTEQEGRIRHFTIPSHRARLGRPFCP, from the coding sequence ATGAGGTCCAAACTTCAATGTGGCATCAATCTGAAGGTCATCCTCCTCTGCtgcttcttcatcttcctcctcACCATCTTCATAACCAGATCAACCTTCTCTTCATCATCACCACCATCTTCATCCACCAATTCCTCGCAAACCCATCTCATCTCAACCTCTAaaccccaacaacaacaaccgtGCGATCAGCCCTTCATCCCAACATGCACCAAAACCCCACCATCCCTCGCCCACGCCATCATCCACTACGCGACCACAAACGTCACCCCACAACAAACCATGAAAGAAGTCTCCGTCTCCGCCGCGGTCCTTTCCCAAAAATCACCCTGCAACTTTCTAGTCTTCGGCCTCGGCTTTGACAGCCTCATGTGGACGGCTCTCAACCACGGCGGAAGAACCATCTTCCTCGAAGAAGACAATTCATGGATCGACCAGATCAAACAGAAGCTGCCGGGGTTGGAGGCCTACCACGTGAAGTACGACACCAAGGTTCACCAAGCGGACAAGCTCATGGAGatgggaaggaaggaagagtgCAGGGCTGTCGGGGATCCAAGGTTTTCAAAGTGCGAGTTGGCGCTCAAGAACTTGCCGAGCGATGTGTACGATATAGAGTGGGATTTGATCATGGTGGATGCGCCGACGGGGTACTTCGACGGAGCTCCGGGAAGAATGAGCGCCATATACACGGCGGGGCTGCTGGGGAGGAACAGGGAGGAGGGGGAAGCTCATGTGTTTGTGCATGATGTGGATAGAGTGGTTGAGGACAGCTTCTCCAAGGCATTTCTCTGTGAGGGGTACTTGACGGAGCAGGAGGGCAGGATCAGGCACTTCACTATTCCCAGTCACAGGGCTCGATTAGGTAGACCGTTCTGCCCTTAG
- the LOC103441801 gene encoding GDSL esterase/lipase At1g33811 translates to MSRARKFCDLGLFAIVIVVVWLQGLSGRVWSQPQSTAPVPGFFIFGDSLVDNGNNNGIITLSRANYRPYGIDFPLGVTGRFTNGRTYVDVLAQLLGFRTYIPPYSRTRGDALLRGANFASGAAGIREETGDNLGAHMSMNQQVANFGNAVLEMRRFFRGDANALNTYLSRCIFYSGMGSNDYLNNYFMPSFYTSSSNYTTQAYAAVLLQDYSRQLTQLYSLGARKVIVTAVGQIGCIPYQLARFNSNSSRCNENINKAILIFNSGLKKLVDNFNGGQLPGAKFVYLDAYQSTFDLFQNPTANGFEVIDKGCCGVGRNNGQITCLPLQQTCTDRTKYLFWDAFHPTEVANILLGKASFSGSNQQSYAYPINIQQLAML, encoded by the exons ATGAGCAGGGCTAGAAAATTCTGCGACTTGGGTTTGTTTGCAATAGTTATAGTAGTTGTGTGGCTGCAGGGTTTGAGTGGCAGAGTTTGGTCGCAGCCGCAGTCGACAGCCCCAGTGCCTGGTTTCTTCATTTTTGGTGACTCGTTGGTTGACAATGGGAACAACAATGGGATAATAACACTTTCTAGGGCAAATTATAGACCTTATGGCATCGACTTCCCTCTTGGTGTAACTGGCCGCTTCACCAATGGTAGAACCTATGTTGATGTCCtag CTCAGCTTCTTGGATTTCGAACTTATATTCCGCCCTATTCGAGAACACGCGGAGATGCACTGCTGAGGGGAGCCAATTTTGCATCCGGTGCAGCTGGTATCCGAGAGGAAACGGGAGACAATCTA GGTGCTCACATGTCCATGAACCAACAAGTTGCAAACTTTGGGAATGCAGTGCTAGAAATGAGAAGATTCTTTAGAGGAGATGCCAATGCACTCAACACCTATCTTAGCAGATGCATCTTCTATTCTGGGATGGGAAGTAATGACTATCTTAACAACTATTTTATGCCCAGCTTCTATACATCTAGCTCCAATTACACCACGCAAGCGTATGCTGCTGTACTCCTTCAGGACTACTCGCGCCAACTCACG CAATTATATTCACTGGGAGCTCGGAAGGTGATTGTAACTGCTGTTGGCCAAATCGGTTGCATACCATATCAACTAGCAAGGTTCAATAGCAACAGCAGCCGCTGCAACGAaaacatcaacaaggctatccTTATTTTCAACTCAGGCCTCAAAAAACTGGTTGACAACTTCAATGGTGGTCAATTGCCTGGGGCCAAATTTGTCTACCTCGATGCTTATCAAAGCACCTTTGATCTGTTTCAAAATCCCACTGCTAACG GGTTTGAAGTGATAGACAAGGGTTGTTGTGGAGTAGGAAGGAACAATGGGCAGATAACTTGTCTACCTCTTCAGCAAACTTGTACGGATCGCACAAAGTACTTGTTTTGGGATGCCTTCCATCCAACAGAGGTAGCAAACATTTTGCTGGGCAAGGCATCATTCAGTGGTTCCAATCAACAATCATATGCTTACCCAATCAATATTCAACAACTGGCAATGCTTTGA
- the LOC103441802 gene encoding uncharacterized protein, producing the protein MSKTKKQLMSSAPWRVEEEAEAEFPEGKLKVTSQPGSTPTMHVPRKKNKRSQDQDDQDSLTEIDPELRYSFERNFQFLQRVFSIDTVVKPLPPAMAYNVSRNLNFFTRIFTQFFDPEGIANAQKSLGLGQEEKVRKVR; encoded by the exons ATGTCTAAGACGAAGAAGCAATTGATGTCATCAGCTCCGTGGAGGGTGGAAGAAGAGGCGGAAGCTGAATTCCCAGAAGGGAAGCTGAAAGTGACGAGCCAGCCAGGGTCGACTCCAACCATGCACGTCCCTCGCAAGAAAAACAAGCGCTCTCAAGACCAAGACGATCAAGATTCTCTTACTGAGATTGACCCTGAGCTCCGATACAGCTTCGAGCGCAACTTTCAG TTCCTTCAACGGGTGTTTAGCATTGACACTGTCGTGAAACCTCTTCCGCCTGCCATGGCATACAATGTCTCGCGCAACTTGAACTTCTTCACTCGTATCTTCACACAGTTCTTTG ATCCTGAAGGTATTGCAAATGCGCAAAAGTCACTTGGGCTAGGACAGGAAGAAAAAGTTCGTAAAGTTCGTTGA
- the LOC103441804 gene encoding pentatricopeptide repeat-containing protein At4g28010-like yields MMIKQLLKLHPSCNFPSHGFCVYSKHFSSLPSITSTSDIETQLRFLCDKSDPQVSEAVSGFLRAVDTNRLPSGAACNLLVHTLTKLKNYELAFSVYSKMTNVGLRPSFISLSCLVACFVNSHHPEFAPGVLGLLLRRGFQLNAFVLNLTLKGLCANDEVDKAIELFRVTGRNYVTPDIVSYNILINGLCRVKKLKEATELLVDMELFGSEPNVTTYSTLINGFCKDGRVDEAMGLLEELRQKGLEADVVVYSTIISAFCDKGRFNRAKEIFDEMLKKGIPPNVVTYSCFINNLSKIGKWKEATAMLNDMIECGVLPDVITYTGLLDGLFKSGRATKAMELFSLILSRGEEPNTVTYNVMIDGLCKQGLVDEAFKIFEMMKGKGKQPDVITYNVLLMGLSCRGKVDEAMELFSMISKDENFLEPDVITYNMLIIGLCKEGNLDKAMDIYNTMVERGIAGNLVTYNALIGACLEEGFVGEAIKFWRRALDLRLVPNEITYGVLISGFCKTHMLRFAKGLFSQMRASGVSPTLIDYNILMLSLCKESSVEQARMLFDEMRRTNCVPNLVSFNTIIDGTLKAGDVESAKGLLQDMCKMDLTPDAFTFSIVVSRFSKLGLLDEAKMVLKKMIDCGVEPDAFVFDSLLKGYCLKGETEEIVNLLHQMADKGVVLDSEITSTILECLCEISDDVDVMKILPTFSQETSKGASITCNELLVKLSNSHPELKLSHERPPVPG; encoded by the coding sequence ATGATGATAAAGCAACTTCTTAAACTGCACCCTAGCTGTAACTTCCCCTCCCATGGCTTCTGCGTTTACTCAAAGCACTTCTCTTCACTCCCATCTATCACTTCTACCTCTGATATCGAAACCCAATTGAGGTTTCTCTGTGACAAGTCCGACCCTCAGGTTTCGGAGGCGGTTTCGGGTTTCCTCCGCGCCGTCGATACGAACCGCTTGCCTTCTGGGGCAGCCTGTAATTTGCTCGTGCACACTCTCACAAAGTTGAAAAATTATGAATTGGCGTTTTCGGTTTATAGTAAGATGACCAATGTTGGTCTTCGTCCGAGTTTTATATCATTGAGTTGTTTAGTAGCTTGTTTTGTTAACTCCCATCACCCCGAATTCGCACCCGGGGTGTTGGGATTGTTGTTAAGGCGTGGATTTCAGTTAAATGCGTTTGTTCTGAATCTTACATTGAAGGGTTTGTGCGCTAACGATGAGGTTGACAAGGCGATTGAGTTGTTTCGTGTAACGGGAAGAAATTATGTAACCCCGGATATTGTTAGTTACAACATTCTTATAAACGGACTTTGCAGggtgaaaaaattgaaagaagcAACTGAGTTGTTGGTTGATATGGAGTTGTTTGGTTCTGAGCCGAATGTGACGACATACAGCACTTTGATCAACGGATTCTGCAAGGATGGTCGAGTGGATGAGGCGATGGGGTTGTTGGAGGAATTGAGGCAGAAGGGTTTGGAAGCGGATGTTGTAGTGTACAGTACCATTATAAGTGCTTTTTGTGATAAAGGGCGTTTCAATAGAGCCAAAGAAATTTTTGATGAGATGTTAAAGAAGGGTATTCCTCCGAATGTGGTTACATATAGTTGTTTCATAAATAATCTCTCCAAGATAGGGAAATGGAAAGAAGCCACCGCGATGTTAAATGATATGATAGAGTGTGGAGTTCTCCCTGATGTTATTACTTATACAGGCTTACTTGACGGGCTTTTCAAAAGTGGAAGGGCTACAAAAGCCATGGAGCTATTCAGTCTAATACTATCGAGGGGTGAAGAGCCTAACACTGTAACATACAATGTTATGATTGATGGACTGTGCAAGCAAGGCTTGGTGGATGAGGCTTTTaagatttttgaaatgatgaaggGTAAGGGTAAACAGCCTGATGTAATTACATACAACGTGTTACTGATGGGGCTTTCTTGTCGCGGGAAGGTAGATGAGGCAATGGAACTTTTCAGTATGATATCAAAAGATGAGAACTTTCTTGAGCCAGATGTTATCACATATAACATGCTAATTATTGGACTCTGCAAGGAAGGCAACCTTGATAAAGCTATGGATATTTATAATACTATGGTTGAAAGGGGCATTGCAGGTAACTTAGTTACTTATAATGCTTTGATAGGTGCATGTCTAGAGGAAGGATTTGTGGGCGAGGCCATCAAATTCTGGAGACGTGCACTTGACTTGAGATTGGTTCCGAATGAAATTACTTACGGTGTCTTGATCAGTGGATTTTGTAAGACTCATATGCTTAGGTTTGCAAAAGGACTCTTTAGTCAAATGAGAGCTTCTGGGGTTAGTCCTACTTTGATTGACTACAACATTTTGATGCTATCCTTGTGCAAGGAGAGTAGTGTGGAGCAAGCTAGGATGCTATTTGATGAGATGAGGCGTACAAATTGTGTGCCAAATCTGGTCTCGTTTAATACAATAATTGATGGAACTCTAAAAGCAGGAGATGTTGAATCTGCTAAAGGCTTGCTGCAGGACATGTGTAAAATGGATTTAACTCCTGATGCGTTTACCTTTTCCATTGTAGTAAGCCGGTTCTCGAAacttgggcttttggatgaggCTAAAATGGTTCTCAAGAagatgattgattgtggtgttgAACCTGATGCCTTTGTTTTCGATTCTTTACTAAAGGGCTATTGTTTAAAGGGTGAAACAGAAGAAATCGTTAATTTGCTTCATCAGATGGCAGACAAGGGTGTTGTTCTCGACTCAGAAATAACTTCTACCATCTTGGAATGCCTTTGTGAAATCTCAGACGATGTTGATGTGATGAAGATTCTCCCAACTTTTTCCCAAGAAACATCAAAAGGAGCAAGCATTACCTGCAATGAGCTATTGGTGAAACTTAGTAACTCTCATCCAGAGCTTAAATTGTCCCACGAGAGACCTCCAGTGCCCGGATAA